The proteins below come from a single Hyphomicrobium denitrificans ATCC 51888 genomic window:
- a CDS encoding alpha/beta fold hydrolase: MSDRSYYSQAFHGPFETFDLGHIDLESGYRLRGAKIAYRTIGSLSAAKDNAILFPTWYSGTSGIIEQAYVGSGRALDPGKYFIIIANQIGNGLSSSPSNTAAPFGAAGFPSISIGDDVNAQHALLTRQFGISELQLVLGGSMGAQQTYEWVVRYPDFVKRAAPIAGTARATAHNKLLVQTFIDAITSDPNWNSGSYAQSSSVHRGLSRHARAFAASGFTPKLYATEGWRGIGFTSSDDFVTAFVEAHFAPQDANNLLVMLRKWQNGDASRNTGGCLKTALSKITAKVSVLAIAEDHFFPLADIEAEQQMIATSELKKISSPWGHLALFGTDPSYNLAIDTHLNALLSA; encoded by the coding sequence ATGTCTGATCGCTCATACTATTCGCAAGCGTTCCACGGGCCTTTCGAGACCTTCGATCTCGGCCACATCGATCTCGAGTCTGGCTATCGCCTAAGAGGCGCAAAGATCGCGTACCGAACCATTGGCTCGCTCAGCGCCGCCAAAGATAACGCGATCCTGTTTCCGACTTGGTATTCCGGAACATCCGGTATCATCGAGCAAGCATACGTCGGGAGCGGTCGCGCCCTCGATCCGGGAAAATATTTCATCATCATCGCCAATCAAATCGGAAATGGCCTGTCCTCCTCACCGAGCAACACAGCGGCGCCATTTGGAGCTGCCGGATTTCCGAGCATCTCGATCGGCGACGACGTCAACGCACAACACGCTCTCCTGACAAGACAGTTCGGCATCTCCGAACTTCAACTCGTTCTCGGCGGATCGATGGGCGCGCAGCAGACCTACGAATGGGTCGTGCGCTATCCGGACTTCGTCAAACGCGCTGCACCCATCGCCGGGACAGCCAGGGCCACGGCTCACAACAAGCTCCTCGTTCAAACATTTATCGATGCAATCACCAGCGATCCCAATTGGAATTCCGGATCGTATGCGCAGAGCAGCTCCGTGCATCGGGGCCTCAGCCGGCACGCCCGCGCATTCGCCGCATCGGGCTTCACGCCCAAGCTCTATGCGACCGAAGGCTGGCGTGGCATCGGATTTACATCATCCGACGATTTCGTAACCGCATTCGTCGAAGCACATTTCGCACCTCAGGATGCCAACAATTTGCTTGTTATGCTGCGCAAATGGCAGAACGGCGACGCCAGCAGAAACACGGGCGGCTGCCTGAAAACGGCTTTGTCGAAAATCACCGCGAAGGTTTCAGTGTTGGCGATCGCAGAAGACCACTTCTTTCCACTCGCAGACATCGAAGCCGAGCAACAGATGATCGCGACCAGCGAGCTCAAAAAGATTTCGTCGCCTTGGGGTCATCTGGCTCTGTTTGGGACAGATCCCTCATACAATCTCGCGATCGATACGCATCTCAACGCGCTGCTGTCCGCCTAG
- a CDS encoding flavin reductase family protein: protein MELDFDVMSAAQRFAFLTGAVVPRPIALISTLNPAGDCNAAPYTFFGLAGSDPPVVSVTVFPTADNRMKDTAANILRVNEFVVNLVSEELAGAMNVTCIDAPAGVSELQLAGLTSAPSVKIATPRIAQSPISLECVLHSIVPLGAKQSIILGRIVYAHIRDEFLLDAKAPLIDTPAMHLIGGMHGTSWYTRTADLFSMDRPVWSDWIKQGKASS, encoded by the coding sequence ATGGAATTAGATTTTGATGTTATGTCGGCGGCGCAGCGTTTTGCGTTTCTGACCGGAGCAGTGGTTCCAAGGCCGATCGCGTTGATAAGCACTTTAAATCCGGCTGGCGACTGTAATGCAGCGCCTTACACGTTCTTTGGTCTTGCGGGTTCCGATCCGCCGGTGGTTTCGGTGACTGTTTTTCCGACAGCCGACAACCGCATGAAGGATACCGCTGCCAACATTCTGCGGGTCAACGAGTTCGTCGTGAATCTCGTTTCTGAAGAGTTAGCCGGTGCGATGAACGTCACGTGCATCGACGCTCCGGCAGGCGTCAGCGAGTTGCAACTTGCTGGGCTCACATCTGCGCCATCGGTCAAGATAGCGACGCCGAGGATTGCGCAAAGTCCGATCTCGCTGGAATGCGTGCTGCACAGCATTGTCCCGCTCGGCGCCAAGCAGTCGATCATCCTTGGACGGATCGTTTACGCACACATTCGCGACGAGTTCCTGTTGGATGCAAAAGCGCCGCTGATCGACACGCCTGCGATGCACCTCATCGGCGGAATGCACGGAACAAGTTGGTACACGAGAACAGCGGACCTGTTCTCGATGGATCGGCCGGTGTGGAGCGATTGGATTAAGCAAGGCAAGGCCAGCTCGTAA